One Nyctibius grandis isolate bNycGra1 chromosome 26, bNycGra1.pri, whole genome shotgun sequence DNA window includes the following coding sequences:
- the LOC137673949 gene encoding olfactory receptor 6M1-like, translating to MFNHSSVVTEFILLGFPVVWEMDVLFFIVFLIIYVLTVSGNVTIISVTLADRRLHSPMYFFLCNLSFLDIMAATAIVPKMMKDFISLEKTVSVPGCISQCYFYFFFGTTEVILLAVMSLDRYVAICIPLRYSAIMNTQMSLQLALVSWAGGFFSVLSPVIIVSWLPFCGPNVIDHFFCDIEPLIKLSCADTHVLELVKFTQSTVVLLCSLLFTILSYLSIIITILHIPSSSVWKKAFSTCASHITVASIFYGSAIFMYIVPNKEFSFSLKKAVTLQTAVFTHLLNPFIYTLRNQQVRDALRDTASHILSRLSE from the coding sequence ATGTTTAACCACAGCTCTGTGGTAACTGAATTCATACTTCTGGGTTTTCCCGTGGTCTGGGAAATGGATGTCCTCTTCTTCATCGTATTTCTCATTATCTATGTACTGACAGTCTCTGGGAATGTGACCATCATCTCAGTCACACTGGCTGATCGTCGACTCCACAGCCCcatgtatttcttcctttgcaaTCTCTCTTTCCTGGATATCATGGCAGCAACAGCCATTGTTCCAAAAATGATGAAAGACTTTATCTCTTTGGAAAAGACTGTCTCTGTGCCTGGATGCATCTCACAATGctatttctacttcttttttggGACTACTGAAGTCATTCTCTTGGCTGTCATGTCACTTGATCGTTATGTGGCCATCTGCATCCCACTCAGATACTCTGCCATCATGAACACCCAGATGTCCTTACAACTAGCGTTGGTTTCTTGGGCTGGGGGCttcttctctgtcctctctCCCGTGATCATTGTCTCCTGGCTCCCCTTCTGTGGGCCAAATGTTATTGATCACTTCTTTTGtgacattgagccattgatcAAGCTCTCTTGTGCAGATACCCATGTCCTAGAGCTGGTGAAGTTTACACAGTCCACTGTGGTGCTCCTATGCTCTCTGCTATTTACCATTCTCTCATATCTGTCGATCATCATCACTATTCTCCATATCCCCTCATCCTCAGTCTGGAAAAAGGCCTTCTCCACTTGTGCCTCCCACATCACTGTCGCTTCCATATTCTATGGCAGTGCCATCTTCATGTACATAGTGCCAAACAAGGAGTTTTCCTTCAGCCTCAAGAAGGCAGTCACCCTGCAGACAGCTGTTTTCACTCACTTGCTTAATCCTTTCATCTACACTTTGAGGAACCAGCAGGTCAGGGATGCTCTGAGGGACACTGCCTCCCACATTCTAAGTAGGCTTTCAGAGTGA
- the LOC137673951 gene encoding olfactory receptor 6E1-like: MNHTTVVEFVLLGLTNSPNLETVLFLFLVIAYFLILLGNITVISITLVNNFLQTPMYYLLRNFALLEITFTSTFIPSTLYSLLTEKKIISLPGCFLQMLLFFYLGTCTFFHVATMSFDRYVAICHPLHYSTIMNNRFCLQLVLACWAVSFLLMFPPTIMIAQLPFCGPNVMNHFYCDASLLLQLSCTDTGFIEGLLLIVSIIIIPGTLIVTAVSYGCIIITILHIPSSTGRKKAFSTCSAHLMVVTIFYSTSIYRYIRPAQRGGQDSDKVLSFFFSVVTQMLNPYIYSLRNNQVRQALKESILKAFSSSLRQL, translated from the coding sequence ATGAACCACACAACAGTAGTGGAGTTTGTCCTCTTGGGGCTAACCAACAGCCCCAATTTGGAGACCGTGCTCTTTCTGTTCCTTGTGATTGCCTACTTCTTGATCCTGCTTGGAAACATTACTGTCATCAGCATCACTCTTGTGAATAATTTCCTTCAGACCCCAATGTACTACTTGCTCAGAAATTTTGCCCTTTTGGAAATCACTTTCACCTCCACATTCATTCCCAGCACCCTCTACAGCCTTCTGACAGAGAAGAAGATTATTTCCCTGCCTGGTTGTTTCCTtcagatgctgcttttcttttacttgGGTACCTGCACATTTTTCCATGTGGCGACAATGTCCTTTGATCGGTATGTTGCCATTTGCCACCCTTTGCATTACTCAACAATTATGAACAACAGATTTTGCCTCCAGCTGGTCCTGGCTTGCTGGGCAGTGAGTTTTCTCTTGATGTTTCCTCCTACCATTATGATTGCCCAGTTGCCATTCTGTGGTCCCAATGTCATGAACCACTTTTACTGTGATGCTTCCTTGTTGTTGCAACTGTCCTGCACAGACACAGGGTTCATCGAAGGACTGCTGCTTATCGTATCAATTATCATCATACCTGGTACCTTAATAGTAACTGCTGTTTCTTATGGCTGCATTATTATCACCATCTTGCATATACCGTCTTCCACCGGTAGGAAGAAGGCATTTTCCACTTGCTCAGCTCACCTCATGGTGGTAACGATATTTTACAGCACATCTATTTACAGGTATATCCGCCCAGCACAGCGAGGTGGGCAGGACTCTGACaaagttctttctttcttcttctctgtggTGACTCAGATGCTTAACCCGTACATCTACTCACTCAGGAACAATCAAGTCAGACAAGCCTTGAAGGAGAGCATCTTGAAGGCATTTTCTAGCTCCCTAAGGCAGTTGTGA